GCCGTTCCGGTCAATGCAACGTCGGTTGTTGGTTCGTCCAAATCATCGCTGGAAATCCGCAAGGTTGCGGTTTTGTTACCGGGAAGTTGCGGCATAAATCTTATCTGAAGCGCGACACTGCTTTGCGGCGGAAGCACTTGCGATCCGCCATTGAGAATGCTGAAATCGGCAGAGTCTGCACCGCTTATTTCCATTGCAGATAAAGTTAAAGGTGCATTTCCGATATTTGAAACAGTCACATTCTGGGTATTGAAGGTGCCAATGATCACTTCGTCATAATTTATTACCAATGGCGTAACATCAATTTCGGGCGTGATTGAAGTCGCTGTTAGTGAAACGTCAACCGGGTTTTCGTCGGGATCTGAGTTGGTTATTCGTAGCGTTGCCGTTTTATTGCCCGGCGTTTGCGGTGTGAATTGCACAGTAATTGTATCGCTGCCAAATCGCGGGATCACAAATGGCGCACCGCGAAGGATCGCAAATTCAGCAACTGCCGTCCCGATAATTTGGTTGTCTTCAACAATCAAATCGGCAGTGCCGGTATTGGAAATGATAAATTCTTTTGTGCTGTTGGTGCCAATCAAAATGTCGCCAAAATTATGCGACAGTGGTGTAACATTAATATCAGGCGCAACAGAAACACCGGTAAGGGAAATTGTTTTTTGAGGGTTGTTGGCATCATTACTACTAATAATTAAATCGGCAATTTTAGGTCCCGTTCCCAGCGGTTCGAAAATGATATCCAAAACGCGGGAATCGTTGCCGGGCAATACAAACGGTGAATTATCAACCAACCGATAATCAGAAAAACTTAATCCGCTGATCGCTAGATTGCTCACTTCCAAATCTTGGTTTCCGATATTGCTGACGGTTACACTTAGCGTATCGCTGTTGCCCAACAATAGCGTACCAAAATCCAGCAATTCTGGTGAAACGGAAATAATTGGCGGTCCGACGGTCAGCAGAACCGGAACGGAAATTTGCGGGGCATTTAGAGCATCACTGTTGACAATCAGTTCGCAACTGTAATTGCCGACAGCTAATCCGGTTGCATCAACATTGATGGCAACATCGATAGAATCACCGGCCGGAATCAAGCCGCTGATTGGGGTTGCTGTTAACCAACTGCATCCGGGTGAAATCAGAACGGCGAGGTTGTTTGTGACATATGGTTGATTGTTGATGATTTGCAACCCGTCAGTTCCGGTTGCGTTTTCGATGCCGATAGTTGCGCTGTTGGTAACGCCGGTCATCGTTAAATATTGAAATAAGATTTCCTGATTTTCACGGATTATCACCTGAAAACTTAATCGCGTATTCGGATCAGCTGCGCGGCGAACATTGGTGTATTGGATAATCAGTTGTCGGTTTGTAAAATCTTCGAGAACGTGAACGGTTCCGCCATCCAGTCCGGGGATCAGGTCGTCCCAAAATGGTGCGATTATATCGTTTGGTTGTGCAGAATTAGGAATTACGGGATTGATATTTTGTTGAACGGGTGAGCCAAATGTCAAAAATCCGTTGGCGCTAACCTGAATTTGATTGCGTATTTGACCATAAAATGTGAAATCGAAAAAAACATTGATTAATGCGAAGCCTTCATCGCCAACAGTCAACTGGGTTCCGGTTCCGGATATATCTGTCCACGAAAAAACAGGTCCGCCGGGTTCGTTGCTATCTATAAATGTATATCCGAAGTTATCCGGACCACCAATATTTTCAGATACTCCTTTGACAGGTTGAATTTCACCGATATTCAATGAATAAGGAAGAAGTGGAAGCCTGGTGCCATCTTTAAGAATTAACACCGGCTCATTTTCCTGGATATTCCATGCCAGGGGAGTTGTCCCGGAATTCTTAATTCGTAAACTGCTGTTATCAGAGCCATTTATGGGAACTGCAAAATTTAAAGATCCCGGCGAAACACTGATATCCGCAGTCGTCGAATTAAATGAAACAGATCCATTCTGTGTTCTCTGTGCCCACAATCCATGTGAAAGCAGCAGCATTAGCAAGAGTGATAGTGGTAAAAATCGGGAGCGACTCCGCATCAGGAAAACCTCCATATAATCAGTAAGAGAACTTATTGATACTCGCGTTTGCGGTATTTACAGAGTGATAGTAAATATTAACCATTTCTTACAATTTATTCAACACCTCTGGTGCTAATAATTGTAAATATTTTAAACATTTGTCCGACATAAACAGGTTGTCATTTTGTTGTCGTATTAAAGTCAAAGACTAAAAGCGGGAAACATCTAAGGATCGATGAATTGGATAAAAAATAATAAAGAACTGTAAAATAGAGTTCAATCATCGACAATTGTTGAAAAAAAAAGACTGAGTTTTTGAAGGAATTTGTAAGAATCAGTCAATCTTACAGCACTACATTTTTTATACTGAACCACTAATTCAATGATATTCATAAATGAATAGGACGGATTTCATCAAAACATATCAACAATTTTGACGGTGTTTTACAGTTTTGGGGTCAGTTCTACAAAACGAAAGCGGGATACCCAAAATTTATATGATTTTTTGATTGGAATTCAACGCAAAACAAACCAGAGAAATGCATATCTAAAAAGTAACCGTATTCAATAGTTGTGGAAGATCATAAATCCTAAAGAATATAAGGAATTTAATTTTAAAAAGCATGTGATTTTTGTCTGTTTTTGAAGATTTTTTGGACTTGAATTTAGAATTGACTTTGTATTTGGCACAGATTATATTTGCCATGCTGCAACAAAAAACAATTGGGGCTGTAGCTCAGTTGGGAGAGCGCAACGTTCGCAATGTTGAGGCCAGGGGTTCGATTCCCCTCAGCTCCACCAATCACGATTACGGTCATTGAGTCAACCGAAGATTGTCAAATTTAGCCAGGTCCCACGCAATAGGAGGCTGCTGAACCCCGCCAGGTCCGGAAGGAAGCAACGGTAAGCGGACCAAATATGTGCCGTGGGGTAGCCTGGCTTTTTAGTTTGAAAAACCTCTGTTTACCACTATTCATTTCCCAAAAATGCGGTTTTTGGATTGTCAAATTGACGAAAGCCACCTAGAATCGTATATTACAAAAAAAGGTCAATACAGCAGGAATTTTAGCATCTGAAAAACGTGGAAAAGAAATGTCGGAAAATTACATTGTATTAGCCCGAAAATGGCGACCGATGACCTTTGAGAATGTTGTCGGGCAGGAACATATTACCAGAACGATCAAAAAAGCTTTGGAAAACGGCCGGCTGGGGCACGGCTTTATTTTCGCCGGTCCGCGCGGTGTTGGCAAAACAACAACAGCCCGACTACTGGCCAAAGCCGTAAATTGCCAAAATGGCGAACCGGGCGATCCTTGCAATAATTGCGATAATTGCAATTCGATAAATGCAGGAAACCATCTCGATGTTATCGAAATTGATGGTGCCAGCAATCGCGGCATCGACGAAATACGGAATTTACGTGAAAACATCCGCTTTTCCCCGGCGAGCGCCAAATTCAAAGTATATATTATTGATGAAATTCATATGCTCAGCAAAGAGGCGTTCAACGCTTTGCTAAAAACGCTCGAAGAACCACCATCACATGCGATATTTATTTTTGCAACAACAGAAATTCATCGTGTACCGTTGACCATTTTATCCCGTTGCCAACGATTTGATTTCCGGCGAATACCGACATCCGCGATTGTAACGCAATTGCAAAAAATAGCGGATCAGGAAAAGATTGCCATCGATCCCGAGGCATTGCATCTGATCGCCCGGAAAGCCGATGGCGGCATGCGCGATGCAACCAGTATTCTCGATCAACTTTCTGCATTTACGGGTGATCAGGTGACCGCAGAACAAGTTCAGGAAACTCTGGGCGTTCTGGGCGACGACCTGTTTTTTGAATTCACAAATTTAATGCAGACAAAGGATGACGCTGCCATTTTGGGCTTTGCCGCACGGCTGTTCGAACGCGGTGTAGACACAATGAATTTGATGCAGGGATTAGAGCTTCACTTCAGAAATATTTATGTTGCCAGAGCAACCGGTAGCAGCAATTCGTTGGACGTTTCAGATTTTTACAAAGAAAAATATCTCGAAACAGCCCAAAGTTTCACGGAGAAAGATCTGCTCCATTATCTGGAAATTTTGGTTCAACACACGCAATTGCTTCGATTTAGCGAAAATCCACAGTTGATGTTGGAATTGTTGCTGCTCAAACTTGCGCACAAACCGCTAAGCCTGGATATTCAGGAATTACTGGATTTATTGAAAAATTCACCGGGAAGCAACCCCGGCTCCGGCGGAGATGAACCGCCACCACCGCGACGCCCGGTGCCATCTGCGCCGTCTCCGTCGCACAGCGCGCCACCGGTTTCCGGCAGAAAATTTGAACCGCCGGCACCACAATCATCCGGTGCACCTGACTCGACCAAAACTTCACCCGGCAAATTCGGCAAACTGCCGATAATGGGCAATTTCCCTCCAGCTTCAAAACCGGAAGCTCAACCAGAAAAGCAAACGGTTGCATCTGAACCGAGCGATTCAATTCAGGTTGAGATTACGATTGATGATATTCGCAAAAAATGGAATTCGCTTTTGGGTGCCGTTCGGAGAGAAAAAATTGCTTTGGCATCCTTTTTACAAGATGGCGTTGCGAAAGAGGTAGACGGTCAAATCGTTCATATCGCGTTCGATGCAAAAACTGGTTTCCACAAAGATCATGTTCAAAAAAATGCAGCGATCATCGAAAATGAATTGAAAAAAATTTTTGGTGTAACTTTGAAAATTCAAACTCTTGCTGTCGATTTTGAAGAAGCCGGTATTCAGAAAACAACCCAATCACCGGAGGAAGTTTTCGAAAATATGAAAAACAAGGAACCGGTCTTGAAAAAAATTATTGAATTATTTGACTGTGAAAATACAGATTGAGAGGAAAAATGAATCCTGATTTTGGCGATATTATGAAAAAAGCGCAGGAAATGCAATCCAATATGCAGCGCATTCAAGAGCAATTAGCTAACATCACTGTTGAAGGCAGCGCCGGCGGCGGCATGGTAAAAGTGACCGCCAATTGTAAAAACCAGATTGTTAAAGTGGAAATCGAGCCGGAAGTCATCGACTCCGATGACAAAGAGATGCTGGAAGATTTGGTTGCCGCCGCTGTAAACCAGGCGCTCGAAAATGCCCAAGCCCGTTCGCAGGAAGAGATGCAAAAAGCAATGGGACCCATGATGGGCGGATTAAATTTGGGCGGTTTTAAGCTACCGGGATTTTAATTTTAAAGAGAAATTGAATGAAAGCGCTACCAGAATCACTGCAACACCTAGTTAACGAATTTGGGAAATTGCCGGGAATCGGGCGAAAATCTGCGACGCGATTGGCTTTTCATGTGCTAAACCAGACCCAATCCGAAACCGAAGAGTTGGCATCTGCCATCATAAAAATGAAGCGGGAAATTCGCCAGTGTTCCAAATGCTTTAATTTTACGGAACACGACGTCTGTGAAATTTGCAGCGATCCGAATCGCCGCAGAAATATCATTTGCGTGATTGAAGACGCCCAAACCTTGCTGATGTTGGAAAAAACCAATGAATACAGAGGTTTGTATCATGTTTTGGGGGGCATAATTTCGCCGTTGGAAGGTATTGGTCCGGAAAATTTGCGCATAAAAGAATTGCTGCAACGGCTGGACGGTATCGATGAATTGATTATCGTGCTGAATCCCAGCACGGAAGGGGAGGCGACGACGATTTATCTTGCCAAGCTGCTGAAAATGCACGGCATCAAAATCACCCGGCTCGCCCGGGGCATCCCGTTGGGCGGATCGTTGGAATTTGTGGATGAATTAA
The window above is part of the Calditrichia bacterium genome. Proteins encoded here:
- the dnaX gene encoding DNA polymerase III subunit gamma/tau is translated as MSENYIVLARKWRPMTFENVVGQEHITRTIKKALENGRLGHGFIFAGPRGVGKTTTARLLAKAVNCQNGEPGDPCNNCDNCNSINAGNHLDVIEIDGASNRGIDEIRNLRENIRFSPASAKFKVYIIDEIHMLSKEAFNALLKTLEEPPSHAIFIFATTEIHRVPLTILSRCQRFDFRRIPTSAIVTQLQKIADQEKIAIDPEALHLIARKADGGMRDATSILDQLSAFTGDQVTAEQVQETLGVLGDDLFFEFTNLMQTKDDAAILGFAARLFERGVDTMNLMQGLELHFRNIYVARATGSSNSLDVSDFYKEKYLETAQSFTEKDLLHYLEILVQHTQLLRFSENPQLMLELLLLKLAHKPLSLDIQELLDLLKNSPGSNPGSGGDEPPPPRRPVPSAPSPSHSAPPVSGRKFEPPAPQSSGAPDSTKTSPGKFGKLPIMGNFPPASKPEAQPEKQTVASEPSDSIQVEITIDDIRKKWNSLLGAVRREKIALASFLQDGVAKEVDGQIVHIAFDAKTGFHKDHVQKNAAIIENELKKIFGVTLKIQTLAVDFEEAGIQKTTQSPEEVFENMKNKEPVLKKIIELFDCENTD
- a CDS encoding YbaB/EbfC family nucleoid-associated protein — encoded protein: MNPDFGDIMKKAQEMQSNMQRIQEQLANITVEGSAGGGMVKVTANCKNQIVKVEIEPEVIDSDDKEMLEDLVAAAVNQALENAQARSQEEMQKAMGPMMGGLNLGGFKLPGF
- the recR gene encoding recombination protein RecR, with protein sequence MKALPESLQHLVNEFGKLPGIGRKSATRLAFHVLNQTQSETEELASAIIKMKREIRQCSKCFNFTEHDVCEICSDPNRRRNIICVIEDAQTLLMLEKTNEYRGLYHVLGGIISPLEGIGPENLRIKELLQRLDGIDELIIVLNPSTEGEATTIYLAKLLKMHGIKITRLARGIPLGGSLEFVDELTLGKALLTRNEV